From the genome of Scytonema hofmannii PCC 7110, one region includes:
- a CDS encoding response regulator, whose translation MSKFQESNKNNYILLVDDNPDNLRLLSRMLEAAGYKVRKTISGKMAIQSAQIEPPNLILLDITMPEMDGYEVCQVLKSHTKTAHIPIIFISALNETGDKVKAFEHGGVDYIIKPFEEAEVLARITNQLLIHQQQKQLLAQNQQLELEIRERQQVEAELQKSEASMRALYEVAANSNLNFEQRIYHLLVMGCQAFEMDFAVLSQIDSDRYEVIVAKSFDNSLSPGDSFNPRETFCFETLTSDEPLSIEHTSASSWQNHPAYKAFGMECYIGTRIRVAGQIYGSLCFCSLLPRDKLFKSADKELLKLMAQWAGGEIERKLSQIAMELQYQRALLLKQMTQEIRQTLDVKQIFQTTAIQIGNYFSVNRCLIHNYIAEPIQIPIVAEYLEPGYTSTLRLEVPVINNLHAQQMLAQDRAIASSDVFTDPLLTAIQPLAQKLGLKSMLAIRTSDRGQPNGAIVLHQCDRVRKWTKDEIEFLESVATQVGIALAHAYLLEQERKQSKELTQKNFALERAKRDADTANRAKSEFLAMMSHEIRTPMNAVIGMTGLLLGMELTAQQQDFVETIRNSSDALLAIINDILDFSKIESGKLDLEAYPFHLHNCIEEALDLLVPQAQAKKLDLGYLIDSQTPTVIVGDVTRVRQILVNLLGNAVKFTSSGEVVVSLTAKQLENGEYEIQFAIRDTGIGISQDQMERLFKPFSQVDASINRSYGGTGLGLAISKRLSEIMGGTMWVESTLGVGSTFYFTLVVPSKPDLETNNIQGQQSNLAGKRLLVVDDNATNRQILTVAASNWGMVVSCAESGLQALQLLQQDRFDLAVVDMYMPQMDGIRLASQINSLPNCKELPLVLLTSVCLPPKDLEAKSNFAAVLSKPIKQWHLYNTLVGVLNGQQLKTRPTHASAPIFNSQLSQELPLRILLVEDVALNQKVALQMLKRLGYRADVANNGLEALSALRSHPYDIVFMDVQMPEMDGLQATRQICQEWSASQRPWIIAMTAHAMQGDREECLNAGMNDYMSKPIRPESLPQAFENYRRKRNSTPTTEEEESTPTEILTPAIDAQAFQSLKEMIGDDDLLAELLENYLEDSQQKVQKIREAIASEDAATLHRTAHSLRSLSGSVGAMQLATLCQKLEAIGRDGTTVGTSALGSQLKAEYERVKASLTSDQ comes from the coding sequence ATGTCAAAATTTCAAGAGTCTAATAAAAATAATTATATTTTGCTAGTGGATGATAATCCAGATAACTTACGTTTGCTATCTAGAATGCTAGAGGCAGCAGGATATAAAGTCAGAAAGACCATTAGTGGAAAAATGGCAATTCAATCTGCTCAAATAGAACCTCCTAACTTGATTCTACTTGATATTACTATGCCGGAAATGGATGGCTATGAGGTTTGTCAAGTCTTGAAATCTCATACCAAAACTGCTCATATTCCTATCATTTTTATTAGTGCTTTAAATGAAACAGGAGATAAAGTTAAGGCATTTGAACATGGTGGTGTGGATTACATTATCAAACCGTTTGAAGAAGCAGAAGTCTTGGCACGAATTACCAATCAACTCCTCATTCACCAGCAACAAAAACAACTACTTGCACAAAACCAACAGCTAGAACTAGAAATTAGAGAACGCCAACAGGTAGAGGCAGAATTGCAAAAAAGTGAGGCTTCTATGCGGGCGCTTTACGAGGTGGCTGCTAATAGCAACCTCAACTTTGAACAACGTATTTATCATCTATTGGTAATGGGTTGTCAGGCATTTGAGATGGATTTTGCAGTTTTGTCTCAAATAGATAGCGATCGCTATGAGGTCATTGTCGCAAAATCATTTGATAATTCTCTTTCACCGGGAGATTCTTTTAACCCCAGGGAAACCTTTTGTTTTGAAACACTTACAAGTGATGAACCTTTGAGCATAGAGCATACAAGTGCTTCTTCTTGGCAGAATCACCCTGCTTACAAAGCTTTTGGCATGGAATGCTACATTGGAACTCGGATTCGAGTGGCGGGTCAAATTTACGGGAGTCTGTGCTTTTGTTCTCTGCTTCCGCGAGATAAACTGTTTAAGTCGGCAGACAAAGAATTATTAAAGTTAATGGCGCAGTGGGCTGGGGGAGAGATTGAGCGCAAGCTATCGCAAATAGCCATGGAACTACAGTATCAGCGTGCTTTGCTGCTGAAACAAATGACTCAGGAAATTCGCCAAACGCTGGATGTCAAACAGATTTTTCAAACTACAGCTATTCAAATTGGAAATTACTTTAGTGTAAATCGCTGTTTAATTCACAACTATATTGCAGAACCAATTCAAATTCCTATCGTAGCAGAGTATTTAGAACCGGGCTATACATCGACATTGCGTCTTGAGGTTCCAGTCATTAACAACCTGCACGCACAACAGATGCTGGCTCAAGATCGAGCCATTGCTTCTTCAGATGTTTTTACTGACCCATTATTAACAGCCATTCAACCTCTTGCTCAAAAATTGGGATTAAAATCAATGCTGGCGATTCGGACTTCGGATCGGGGACAACCCAATGGAGCTATTGTATTGCATCAGTGTGATCGCGTCCGTAAATGGACAAAGGATGAGATTGAGTTTTTAGAATCTGTCGCCACTCAAGTTGGAATTGCTTTAGCACACGCCTATCTCTTAGAACAGGAAAGAAAGCAGAGCAAAGAACTCACCCAGAAAAATTTTGCCCTAGAACGAGCAAAAAGAGACGCGGATACTGCTAACCGAGCAAAAAGCGAGTTTTTAGCCATGATGAGCCATGAAATCCGTACACCGATGAATGCAGTCATTGGCATGACAGGGCTTTTGCTAGGTATGGAACTGACTGCTCAACAACAAGACTTTGTGGAAACCATCCGCAACAGCAGTGATGCCTTGTTAGCTATCATTAACGATATTTTAGACTTTTCCAAGATTGAGTCTGGCAAATTGGACTTGGAAGCATACCCCTTCCACTTGCACAATTGCATTGAAGAAGCTTTAGACTTGCTCGTTCCTCAAGCACAAGCTAAAAAGTTAGACTTGGGCTACCTCATCGATTCCCAAACACCAACGGTGATTGTGGGAGATGTGACGCGAGTGCGGCAAATTTTAGTGAATTTACTTGGGAATGCGGTTAAATTCACTTCATCGGGAGAAGTTGTTGTTTCTCTGACGGCAAAACAACTTGAGAACGGAGAATACGAAATTCAGTTTGCTATCAGAGATACAGGCATTGGCATTTCTCAAGACCAGATGGAGCGATTGTTTAAGCCATTTAGCCAGGTGGATGCTTCGATCAATCGCAGCTATGGCGGAACTGGATTGGGTTTAGCCATCAGCAAACGCTTGAGCGAAATTATGGGCGGCACAATGTGGGTAGAAAGTACTTTGGGTGTTGGCTCAACATTTTATTTTACCCTGGTAGTACCCTCAAAACCCGATTTAGAAACTAATAACATTCAGGGACAACAGTCAAATCTTGCAGGAAAACGGCTTTTGGTGGTGGATGACAATGCCACTAATCGACAAATTCTCACCGTAGCGGCTTCAAATTGGGGAATGGTGGTTTCCTGTGCTGAGTCCGGTTTGCAAGCACTGCAACTGTTGCAACAAGACCGATTCGATCTTGCAGTCGTAGATATGTATATGCCACAAATGGATGGCATCCGTTTGGCGTCCCAAATTAATTCCCTCCCAAACTGTAAAGAACTGCCCTTAGTTTTGCTAACTTCCGTATGCTTACCGCCTAAAGACTTAGAAGCTAAATCGAACTTTGCTGCTGTTCTCAGTAAACCAATCAAACAATGGCATCTTTACAATACATTAGTGGGTGTTTTAAACGGACAACAGCTGAAGACGCGTCCAACTCATGCCTCAGCACCTATATTTAATTCACAGTTAAGTCAAGAGTTACCGCTACGTATTTTACTGGTAGAGGATGTTGCTTTAAATCAAAAGGTAGCTTTACAAATGTTAAAGCGGCTGGGCTACCGGGCTGACGTAGCTAATAATGGACTAGAGGCGCTGTCAGCTTTGCGCTCCCATCCTTATGATATCGTCTTTATGGACGTACAAATGCCGGAAATGGATGGGTTGCAAGCAACTCGCCAGATTTGCCAAGAATGGTCAGCTTCTCAACGCCCTTGGATTATCGCCATGACTGCTCATGCAATGCAAGGGGATAGGGAAGAATGTTTAAACGCTGGAATGAATGATTATATGAGCAAACCCATTCGACCTGAAAGTCTCCCCCAAGCGTTTGAAAACTACAGACGCAAGCGCAACTCTACCCCCACAACCGAGGAAGAGGAATCAACTCCAACAGAAATTCTCACCCCTGCCATTGACGCGCAAGCATTTCAATCTTTAAAAGAGATGATAGGAGACGATGACCTTTTGGCAGAGTTACTAGAGAATTACTTGGAAGATTCACAGCAAAAAGTGCAAAAAATAAGGGAGGCGATCGCATCAGAAGACGCGGCTACCTTACATCGTACAGCCCATTCTTTGCGATCGTTAAGTGGTAGCGTTGGCGCAATGCAGCTTGCGACACTCTGTCAAAAACTGGAAGCGATCGGTCGTGATGGTACAACAGTTGGAACCTCAGCACTCGGTTCACAACTTAAGGCAGAATATGAACGAGTCAAAGCGTCTTTGACCAGTGACCAGTGA